A region of the Kwoniella shandongensis chromosome 11, complete sequence genome:
AAGCTTGAATGTGAGCTAAACTTCAGACATCTCGTTATGGCTCCAGCTGACACCGCGACTGATGTAGGCAAACACAAATACTCCGAAACCATCTACAATGCTTGTATGGACAGCTTCTGCAACCTCCCCCTTGCCGCCATCATGAACAAACAGTTCTTATGTATTCACGGTGGACTGTCACCTGAGCTTCACACGTTGGACGACTTGCGATCAGTGCGTTTTTAGTCCCTCCCCAATGAGGGAAACTGGCTAACGTAATCCGACAGATCAACCGATTCAGAGAACCTCCTACTCAAGGTCTTATGTGCGACATCCTCTGGGCTGACCCGTTGGAAGATTTCGGTTCAGAGAAGACCAACGAGACATTCCTGCATAACCATGTTCGAGGTTGCAGTTATTTCTTCACGTGGGTAGTTTTGTGCGCGAAATATAGCTTGTCCGGCTGACAGAGCAATTAGCTATAACGCTGCGTGCCAATTCTTGGAGCGAAACAACTTGCTATCGATTATCCGAGCACATGAAGCGCAAGAtgcagggtgagtgagaccgGATTTCCTCGTTCCGAGAGCCGCAGCTGACTTAACTGTGCAGTTATCGAATGTACCGAAAGACCAAGACTACCGGTTTCCCCTCCGTTATGACCATCTTCTCAGCTCCCAACTACCTCGATGTCTACTCCAACAAGGCTGCTGTACTTAAGTACGAGTCAAATgtgatgaagtgagtggatCAAGATTCGCCTCGCCAATGTTGATCCAGGCTAACGGTTGATGTAGCATCCGACAATTCAACTGCACTCCACACCCTTACTGGTTGCCCAACTTCATGGACGTCTTCACTTGGAGTTTGCCATTCGTAGGCGAGAAGAGTAAGCTTTTCACAATCATGAGTAATAATCGAGCTAACTTCGCTCACAGTCACCGACATGCTCATCGCCATCCTCAACTGTTGTACCAAGGAGGaactcgaggaagaggaggaagagacaccTATGGCCATTACACCAGAGACGccagaggaaggtgagtgccCTCCTTGTGTTTCAATATCAATCGGACTGACTGACTGTTCTCTAGCTGTCGAGGAATCCGCCGCGGAAAGACGGCAGGTCATCAAGAACAAGATCTTGGCTGTCGGAAGGATGTCGAGGGTGTTTTCCCTCCTGCGGTAAGTGAGGGCTTTATCAGTCACAACACAGAAGCTCATTTCAGCTTCAGAGAGGAATCGGAGCGAGTCTCAGAACTCAAGAGTCTGCACGGTACCAACAACTTGCCAGCTGGTATGTTAGCGTCGGGTGCCGAAGGTATTAAGGAGGCGATCCAAGGCTTCGACGATGCGTGAGTGATCAATGCTGTGCGTCTTTTGAGTAGGACTGACAAGTTAAACAGGCGAAAGAGCGATATCGAGAACGAGCGATTGCCTCCAGACATTATCGACGTGAGTATCCATCATGGTCCCGAACGATCTGGGAAGTCAAAGCTGACCTCGATGAATTAGCCCGACGAAGACAGCCCTgcctcaccttctccatctggtCCTCACACTCCGGACGAACCAGTCTCGCCTCTCATGGACTCGCCAAAGATACCCGCTTCTATCAGTGGACACAGTATGAGTCCCGGTTCTCCAGGTACTCCAGGTACACCTCCTGGCGGACCGGGTATGACTTGGCGACGAGGCCATGCTCGACAGACCAGTCTCGGAACGACCGGTACCAGTCCCTCGACCCGACGTCGATCGTTGGGCGACACGATAGAGCTGATCAGAAATGTTGTGGATGGGAAAGACGCAAGAGGCGATGGCCAACAGTTGGAAAGACTGGCGGAGGTGATATCGAGTCCGACAAGGACAAAGCCTGGAGATGGGCTCGCATAAGCGACGCGGACCGCCATCGACACGCTTTGCTATTTGCACTGTATTCAACCTAACCTACGACCGCTTACGACTGAAGATAGCCCAATCCAACCAAAATCGATACAACGACACTTTgctttctcttttcttccaTATGTTTCACTTCTGTACTATTCCCCAAATATTTCCACGCTCTACCCTTCCCATTACTTACAACCCATAGTCATATTTCATCCGATCGAGATTATGATAGACCTTTTGTTGACTCGATCAGTGTACATATACCCCAAAACCCTATTACGAAGGACGagagacgacgaagagagcCAGCGAGCGTGACGAGACGAGGGACTGTTGATTTGTACGTACGTCGATGAACACATGCATATATGACGCAGCGGGTGATACGTGTCTCTTGTTGCACCGGTCAGAGTACGGTACGTTGTATAGCTGCCTTGACGTTCATATCGGATACATGTTGGAGCTATACTTTATAGAGCCTAAACCCTTCTCAATCACTTCAAGGCAATCCGAGCGCGGAGACGTGATAGGAACACTAACAACAACCAAGCATACGACTCGAACTGATCTTTCGATACAAACAGGATACCTAGCACGCAAGGCAGAAAGATCAGCTTTTCATCTGTAGCGTCGAACGTCAGAACAAGGCGAAGAAACACACCTTGACACAAGACTGCTTTTAAGATCTGTGCTCCCAAACCCTGATACAATCCACCGATCCCACGTTCTTTGTAAACCGCTTTCAAGAGCGCCAAAGCACCATTATAATGATGAGTAGGTAGATGAGGATGCAATCCTGAGTGGGTACGGGGCAAGTGGGGATGTTCACCCTTCTGAGGGTGTTCGGAAGAAGGCAGTGTGGAGGCCGAGGTGGGAGCGATAGCTGCGCCAAATGCGGGTGGAGAGCTGGCTATACTTGCGTAAGACGGAGCGGAATCATCTTTCGTCAAGTCTGCAAGAGGTGGTGGGGCATTGTTACCGAACCCAGTTTGATTAGAAGGAACTTTGGCTTGTAATCTGACTTTTGCCTATTATCCCCACGATAACCGTTTCAGTTCAGATGTTCTTGTGTCTTGATGAGACGAAGACAAAAACTCACAAAGATATAAGGATACGTGACGACCGTTGCCAACGTCTTACTTCCCACACCTACCCAGAAGGCCTCTGCCACGCCCAATTTCCGTCCACTCCCTTCCAATCGCCACGATTTGATCCTCTCAAATACACCATAAGTAATTGCCGGATTGACAGTCAACACTAGACCGGGTCTCAACCCTGTCCAGAGACCCGTCACCCCAGATTCGGAGACAATCTCCTTTGCCGTGTCCAACAAACTGGGTGCGACCACAGGCATGTTCTTcttgtgatggtgatgatggggatgaggcGGTTCCCATAACTGTTGACGAGTAGCGATGACGGATACGGGTATCGTGAAGATTTGAGCGAAAGCACCCGCCAATGCGCCGAGTAAGAGCTCAGCAGAAGTGGAGAGTGAGGGTGCAGCGACCGGAGCGGCGCCTttcgatgacgacgaggaagtgagCGGTGCGAGTCGACGGATGTAGGATGTTCTAAGGAgggtgtggaagaagaagtatgCGAATTCTGCGGAAGCCATACGCAGACAACATCAGCTTGTGCTTGACGGAACGGAAACAAATACCACGAGCAACCTATTCCCTTTGAGCTGTGATGGATGAATTACTCACGCTGTGAAAAACTTCCAACCATACTGGCTGCAAAACCATGGAAAGCCCCTCCCAATCCCTCGGTACGCAATATCCTCAATAACATCATGATCACCCCAAACTTCTTTAACCGCTTCCCCAACAAAGCTCGAATCACATCGATTCGCTTCTGACCTTGAGCCAGTAGGacatccttcttgcctttctttgttgtcttcttcgactcgtcGCCTTGTAACATTTTGATCTCGTTCGATGCCACTTCGGTAGATTCGGGACCTTGACCAGCTTCGAGATCCCCTACGTCTGATTGAGACGATACTGACTCAgagtcatcttcatcttcgtcatcgtcatcatcctcgagtGGATCTTCGAGAGCTTGAAGTCGAGTCTTGGCCGTATCGAGAGGATACACAACGCTACGTTGAAAGCAAAGTCGATAAATCAGCGTCGCACGACTGGTATGGTCAAAGACAGGACTCACGCGTTGGCAAAGACTGAACCTAGAGCTCCGGCAAGTGCTGATCCAAATGGTGTGAGCGGTGGATGAGCATGTGGTGTCATCTTGTCTCTGTCCTTCCCTAGCCAGACTGTCTGTGCCAAATTAGAGATGTCTATAAAATAGACGACGGACAGAGTTTTTGTATAGCGTATAGCAAGAGATGAAATTGGGTTAGTTAGGCTGTTAGTGTTCTTTCCCCCAGATACCGACACCAACCACTCTTGTCGGGTATCGACCACTGGTTTGTAACCGGATCAAGCTCAGTCGGGCGCCGTCATTATCGTCTTTTCTAATCGATTAGAAATGTCAGGCACATGATTAGTATCCCTATTAGAAACTTCCCAGAAGGGGAGAGCGGTCGCCGAGCCAACGTCACTCCACCGTCCAGATCTATTTTCACCACGCGGCAAGTGACACTGTCAACAGCTGGCAACGTAggtagcagtagtagtagcaTCGCTTCACCGCTTCACAGCATTCACTGAATTAGCAAATCGGAAACCGAAAGACACACTATCTTCCTTGACAACATACATGAGATCAATACATATACACACGACGATCTGATTTCGCTTTCCCTCCCTCTGTACATCTTGGCATTGTTTCATTGGTCACCAATCGGGCACACGGCGTGGACTTACGACACAGCTTGGACCTTTGCTCCCCTCCAATCCCACCAACTCCGAGCACAACCCTTATGAACGGTGACTAGTCGGATTGTTTCAACCATATTTCACCATCGTCGCGTTTCCTCCGTTAGCAGTATCCCTGTCGTTCTCACAATATGGCGCCCGATATGGAAGCCGCTCTGGCTCTATCGGATTCCAATGCAAACGCCAACGATCAAGCTCGTCATAATACACAACGCTCGCATCCACGCCTGAAACGTCTAGCTACCAAACCGCTCAAACTTGCCGCATCAACGTTCCGTAATCGACCTCGATCAAACTCTGCTTCCCGAGGTCAGTCGCCCGATAGATCGACAGCGACATCGACGGAGCACTCAAGTAGTGCCCCATCTATCGCGGAAGGGAAGACTGGTTCTTccaatggtggtggtggtggtggaggtggggtgtggaggagaaggaggagtcaTCATTTACATCATTCACATATGCCGGTCAGTAGTGAGGCAGCAACGCTCACTCCTACGCAAGTAGCCTCAGCTGCTAGGGGTCCTCGTAAACCCctcgaaggggaagaacCAGCAGCTTGGCTCAGAGTCAGAGTTGTCAAAGCGCAAGATCTAGTAGCCAAGGATAGAAGTGGCACGAGTGATCCGTGAGTTCTCGCTCCTCATATTCGACCTCAAGGAGAGGTCGGTGGAGAAACGAGACTAACGCAGTATGACGATCGTAGCTTCTTATCACTCCTAATGCCACCTTCCTCACGTCAGACCACGCCCGTTGTGAAGAAAACCCTCAACCCGACATTCCCTTCCGAATCAAGTACGTTCGATTTCCCGCTCTACAACAGTTTGTCGGGCGTCGTTGGCGGTAGAGGTCTGGAAGGTGTGCTCtgggacaaggtgagctcagCTCCATGCGAGAAGCATACCTTTCGGGGCTGACGTGACTTCAGGACCTCATGAGGAAGGAATACATGGGAGAGCTGGCGATACCAATTGAAGACTGGTTCCCTGGCGGAGATGTCAAACTCTGGAGCGAAGACCTGCCCGTGAGCGCTATATAGTCATCTTGTCTATATACGTTTTAGCTGACATGTGAATATTAGATCCTCACTCATCGGCTCTTGTCCACTCGCCGAAAACACCAAGTGTCTGGAACTGTATCCTTCCAGATCGGCTTCATCCCCTCCAAGAATGCTTCACCCAACGAGGATACGTTGAGAAAAGCAAGGATGGTCTACGGTGCTATGGTTGAGCAAGCTACTATTGGCCGAGGCGCCATCGGAGTACTTGGTGTACCTGCTGTGAGTTGACTCCTTTGTCAAACTCATGCTTCGACTGACTGTTCCCATCCGCAGTACAAAGGAATCGGAACGGTCAAGATGCGCCGGAAATCGACTTTCGATGCGTCTGATGAAAGTGAGAAAAGCTCAATCAGTCGTTTCAGCAGTGCCAAAGCGGCTATCAAAAATTCAGTGTCGGGCAACCACAAgacatctcctctttcctcaGAAGTGGATCGCCTTGGAGTTGAAGctgaagtcgaagaagactttgacgaagacgacatTCTCTCGGACGACGGCATGTCGAGTTCATCTTCGGACGAATACGAGGATGCCgtagatgaagaagatgatcatcaAATCCCTGCCAGCGAATCGCCATCTTTGGTCGAAACACTCATCGAGAAAATGAGCGGTCAGACGGCCGGTCTTCCTTCAGGTAAACCTGCGAATGTACCTCAACGACCTAGCGAAGACCAAGTTCCCAAGACGGCTGGTCTTCTCACGCCTTCTCACAGTCAAGCGATGCCGAGAACGCCTTCCCGCCAAACATCTCTTCCGGGATACTTTGATTCTGCAACTACGGGCAGAAGCGGTCTCGACTCGGGACTGTCTACGCCAACAATCACCACTCCTGGTGGTACGAAGACGCGTCGACCTCTGTTCAAACGTGGCAAGAGCAGAACTGGTTCGCAGAACCAGCTGCAACAaatagagaagaagagtaagaagaagaagggattcAACTTTGATGCTGCTCAAGGCAGAGAGGTCCTGGGTATCGTCATTCTTGAGATCAAGGGAGCAGCTGATTTGCCCAAGCTGAAGAATGGTGAGCAGTCCACGTGTCGGGTTTCTGTGTGTTGCTGACACAAAGACAGCCTTGAGGGTATCATTCGATATGGATCCCTTTGTCGTGATCTCGTTTGGGAAGAAAGTGTTTAGAACAAGGGTCATTCGGCACTCGCTCAATCCTACATGGGACGAAAAGCTCCTCTTCCACGTTAGGAGGCACGAGAGCTCGTACACCATGCAGTTCGCGGTGCTGGATtgggacaaggtgggtttgagTGGTTGAGTACGTCAGCTATCGCTCACAATGACGCAGGTTTCCGGCAACGATATGGTCGGCACATGTACCTTACCATTGAGTGAGCTGGTTGCGGACGCTCCCAAACCCGATGCCGAAACCGGTTTATATGACAAGGAAGTGGACGGAAAGCACGAGATGAAGGAGTTTACAGTACGTCCGAGCATACGCTTGACTCCGGAGCACGGGCTGACACGCAGCAGCTCCCCATATCAACCGACAAAGACGTGGCGTGGGAAGCGAAACATTCTCCCAAACTGACCATCCGGGCCAAGTATGAACCATACGATGCTCTTCGTCAACGCTTCTGGCGACAGTATATCACACAGTACGACGCCGACGATACCGGTGCTATGTCTATCACTGAGCTTACGGCGATGCTCGACTCGCTTGGCTCCACCCTTACGCGTGGCACAATCGAAGGCTACTTCTCAAGCTGCGGCAAGTCTGCAGACAAGGATGAATTGACTATCGAGGAAGTCATCAAATGTTtggagggagaagtgacCAAGAGTCGGTTCGAAAAACAGAAAGTCGCAACCGATGATTTCGCCACTACTGGAACCTCAACACCCGCTGTTGCGGCCCAATCTGCCGAGCATGGCCTGAACATGGTTGGACCGGCCGGCAATATATCGTCCCCGGTTGACCCAGACGAGTTGGCGGATCACATCCGAAACAGTCGACCGAGAAATCAGGAGGGTACATATGGTGACGAAGCCGCAGGGAACATTGTGCCAATCAAAGCggaagacaaagaagctGGTGTCCCTGCTGTCAAAGTCGAGCGGACTGCATCTTTCGATGGGACGACTGTCTCCGCCAACGGCGCTCTCACACCTCAATCTGTCTCTTCCGACGCGGACGATGCTGAGGGCGACTTGTCGTCCTCACCGGACGATCGTGAGAGAATTATCAATATCAAGACCTGTCCTCTTTGCCATCGACCTAGATTGGGCAAGAAGACGGAACAAGATATCGTCACCCATCTTGCGGTGTGTGCCTCTGCAGATTGGTCAAGAGTCGACCGAATCGTCACCGCCAATTATGTGACTTCcagtcaagctcaacgaaAGTTCTTGTCAAAGATCGTGAACAAGGTGGCGATTGGAAGTTATGCGCTGGGAGCGAACAGCGCGAATGTAATTGTGCAAGACAGAATAACTGGACAATTgcaggaagagaagatggcagTGTATGTGAGGCTGGGTATCAGAGTGTTGTATAAGGGAGCGAAGACGAGCATGCACGGTGCAAGGGGTAAGTGATCTTTCGTACAATCTCAGGCGTTCGTCCTAGTTGTGCTTACTATTAGCCTGTTGACAGCTCGAAAGCTGCTCAAGTCGCTCTCGGTAAAGCAGGGATTGAAATACGATTCGCCCTCATCGGTAGTCGATATACCAGGCTTCATAGCCTTCCACCGACTCGACGTCAATGAGATTCTAGATCCTCTCGATTCTTTCAAGACCTTCAACCAGTTCTTCTATCGTAAACTCAAACCCGATGCGCGACCTGTCGAAGAGCCAGACAATCCTGGTCGACTGGTATCGTGTGCCGATTCTAGGATGATGGCTTTTGAGACTGTTAGTGAGGCGACGCAAATCTGGATCAAGGGCAGAGAATTCACAGTGGGAAGGCTGTTGGGTCCGAATTACAAGGATGTGGCGGATAGGTATGAGGGTGGGGCGTTAGCAATCTTTAGGTGAGCAGCTTCTCTATATCTCAGACTTGACAAGCTGTTCCTGCGATAAGAAGGTGGACGAACATTTGCTGACTATCTATCGCTACAGACTCGCACCTCAAGATTACCACCGGTTCCATTCCCCGGTCAAAGGCAAGATTGGCAAGATGACCATGATCGATGGAGAATACTACACCGTCAACCCACAAGCTATCCGTACCACACTAGATGTGTATGGAGAGAATGTGAGGAAGGTTGTACCCATTCAAACGGAGGACTTCGGTCTTGTCATGACGGTCTGGGTGGGAGCTATGAGTGAGTAGGGAGCGCCATCAAAGAGCGATATGTGAATGTGGATATATGCTGACTTGATGTCAAGTGGTTGGGAGTATCTTGACTTCCGTTGAGGAAGGACAGGAAGTCGATAGAGCCGACGAATTGGGATACTTTGCGTTTGGTATGTCCCACCTACTACTGCTGCTCAAAAGGTTGAGGGCACCAGCTGATCCAGGCCGATGATACAGGAGGTTCCACCATTGTCTGTTTATTCGAGAAAGGCGCTTTGACATGGGACGAAGACTTGCTTCAAAATGGTCGAGCGAGCATCGAAACACTTgtgagaatgggaatgggcaTAGGACGAAGTACTCGAAAGTGAGACCGAAGTGCATAGTGGGTTGGGTTTttggggaggaagaacatctGTACCATAGACCATCCAAACAATCAGAACATCAAGAACAAGTTACATAACAAAAGCAGTTGATGAACATGACGAAAATGCATTATGAGTGGCATGTCGAGACGAATGTACAGCGTCGGGCAATTGAAACGACAAACtcccttcacctccactcgagCGGTCCAGTGCGACTTGTTGTTCTCGCAGAGCATGTTCATTTCGCCGTTCTTTCTGCCTTCGCACGACCTTCAATAGTTGCCAAGTTTCGAGTCGAATCTCCAGCCACAACCAACGTGTCAGCTTCCATCAACCACCATCTCGCATCGATCGCAGATCTCTCTCGGCCTCAAAACCGCTGCACCACGACGCGAGATGTCCCTCCTCTCAGCTGGAAATCGATGTAGTGTCTGTCCTCTTGTTGATTTCCTCCCATTTACCTGTCCACACTGTACTCTCCCATATTGTGGTACACATATCACTTCACATACATGTACGCAAGGCGAATCGTCATCGAATACAAGTAAAAGTGCGATTGGGAAAttgggaagggggaagagatTATGTGATTTTGGAGAatgtgagagggaaaggatggaGAGTGTTGCGGGGTTGAGTGGTGGGagtggggatggggatggggatgatgaggaaagggagagaatCGCGAAAGAGGTGAGATGTGAGGGGTGTGGTGGGGGATTTTGCGTAGCGTAAGTGGTTTTCTCGACTATCCAATGACCAACGTATGTCCGGACTTCGGCCTCATGTCAAGTACGCCAGCGCAAGAACCGCCAGGCGACGTGTCGTCGATGCTGGCCACCTGTTCCATGAGGGGCGGCCTTATGCTTCTCCCAGTATTTACATCGATCGA
Encoded here:
- a CDS encoding serine/threonine-protein phosphatase 2B catalytic subunit A1 — its product is MASPHTQTANAIAAINNRSNLVIPEIDFTQHQLENGDVVSTTERVVKDVQAPAMYLPTDEQFFSKTDKTKPDIAFLKNHFYREGRLTEEQALYILEKGGEILRSEPNLLEVDAPITVCGDIHGQYYDLMKLFEVGGNPAETRYLFLGDYVDRGYFSIECVLYLWSLKMWYPDTLFLLRGNHECRHLTDYFTFKLECKHKYSETIYNACMDSFCNLPLAAIMNKQFLCIHGGLSPELHTLDDLRSINRFREPPTQGLMCDILWADPLEDFGSEKTNETFLHNHVRGCSYFFTYNAACQFLERNNLLSIIRAHEAQDAGYRMYRKTKTTGFPSVMTIFSAPNYLDVYSNKAAVLKYESNVMNIRQFNCTPHPYWLPNFMDVFTWSLPFVGEKITDMLIAILNCCTKEELEEEEEETPMAITPETPEEAVEESAAERRQVIKNKILAVGRMSRVFSLLREESERVSELKSLHGTNNLPAGMLASGAEGIKEAIQGFDDARKSDIENERLPPDIIDPDEDSPASPSPSGPHTPDEPVSPLMDSPKIPASISGHSMSPGSPGTPGTPPGGPGMTWRRGHARQTSLGTTGTSPSTRRRSLGDTIELIRNVVDGKDARGDGQQLERLAEVISSPTRTKPGDGLA
- a CDS encoding phosphatidylserine decarboxylase, whose amino-acid sequence is MAPDMEAALALSDSNANANDQARHNTQRSHPRLKRLATKPLKLAASTFRNRPRSNSASRGQSPDRSTATSTEHSSSAPSIAEGKTGSSNGGGGGGGGVWRRRRSHHLHHSHMPVSSEAATLTPTQVASAARGPRKPLEGEEPAAWLRVRVVKAQDLVAKDRSGTSDPFLSLLMPPSSRQTTPVVKKTLNPTFPSESSTFDFPLYNSLSGVVGGRGLEGVLWDKDLMRKEYMGELAIPIEDWFPGGDVKLWSEDLPILTHRLLSTRRKHQVSGTVSFQIGFIPSKNASPNEDTLRKARMVYGAMVEQATIGRGAIGVLGVPAYKGIGTVKMRRKSTFDASDESEKSSISRFSSAKAAIKNSVSGNHKTSPLSSEVDRLGVEAEVEEDFDEDDILSDDGMSSSSSDEYEDAVDEEDDHQIPASESPSLVETLIEKMSGQTAGLPSGKPANVPQRPSEDQVPKTAGLLTPSHSQAMPRTPSRQTSLPGYFDSATTGRSGLDSGLSTPTITTPGGTKTRRPLFKRGKSRTGSQNQLQQIEKKSKKKKGFNFDAAQGREVLGIVILEIKGAADLPKLKNALRVSFDMDPFVVISFGKKVFRTRVIRHSLNPTWDEKLLFHVRRHESSYTMQFAVLDWDKVSGNDMVGTCTLPLSELVADAPKPDAETGLYDKEVDGKHEMKEFTLPISTDKDVAWEAKHSPKLTIRAKYEPYDALRQRFWRQYITQYDADDTGAMSITELTAMLDSLGSTLTRGTIEGYFSSCGKSADKDELTIEEVIKCLEGEVTKSRFEKQKVATDDFATTGTSTPAVAAQSAEHGLNMVGPAGNISSPVDPDELADHIRNSRPRNQEGTYGDEAAGNIVPIKAEDKEAGVPAVKVERTASFDGTTVSANGALTPQSVSSDADDAEGDLSSSPDDRERIINIKTCPLCHRPRLGKKTEQDIVTHLAVCASADWSRVDRIVTANYVTSSQAQRKFLSKIVNKVAIGSYALGANSANVIVQDRITGQLQEEKMAVYVRLGIRVLYKGAKTSMHGARARKLLKSLSVKQGLKYDSPSSVVDIPGFIAFHRLDVNEILDPLDSFKTFNQFFYRKLKPDARPVEEPDNPGRLVSCADSRMMAFETVSEATQIWIKGREFTVGRLLGPNYKDVADRYEGGALAIFRLAPQDYHRFHSPVKGKIGKMTMIDGEYYTVNPQAIRTTLDVYGENVRKVVPIQTEDFGLVMTVWVGAMMVGSILTSVEEGQEVDRADELGYFAFGGSTIVCLFEKGALTWDEDLLQNGRASIETLVRMGMGIGRSTRK